The genomic DNA CTGGCGAATTTTCAAACAACCTGAGTACACCGCGACCGTTACATTCGGTGAAACTCCGATCCAGAACCAGGACCGCAAACTGCTCGCTGCCGAATTGCGTGACCGTGTGGCCGAGATGTTCGTTCCGGTCTTGTGATCCGGTACGTTTCGACATAAACTTTTGTTAATTCCCTCCGTATTAACACGACTTTTCTTACAGGAGCAAACTATGCCTAAACACCTTTTCCGTTCAATGACGGTCTTCGTTATTTTGATGTCGATGTACTCGTCCACCCTTGCCCAGAGCACCGGGTTTGATACCGGCCGAATGGACCGTTCGGTGGATGCCTGCCAGGACTTTTCGAATACGCCAATGGCACTTGGCTTAAGAATACTCAGATCCCTCCGACCGAATCCCGCTGGGGAACCTTCCAATATTCTCGGCGATTCGAACAGCGCTTTGTTGAAAACGATCCTCGAAAAAGCGGTTACAGCAAAAGCAACGAAAGGCAGTGATCAGCAGATGATCGGTGACTATTACGCATCCTGCATGGACGAAGCGTCGATCGAAAAGGCGGGCCTCAAGCCGATCAAACCGTATCTCAAGGAGATCGAATCGCTGAAATCGTCAGCAGATATCGTCAAATTGATCGGGAAGATGCATAATGCTCCTCTTCCTGCCCTTTTCGGTTTCGGTGCCGGGCCCGATCTGAAAGATTCGAACGCCGTGATCATAAACGCCGGTCAAGGCGGACTGACCTTGCCGGGCAAAGATTACTACACCAAAGACGATGCCAAATCTGTAGAGACGCGTGGCAAATTCGTCGAATACATGACGAATATGTTCAAGCTGCTCGGAGATGCTCCAAATTCTGCAGCAGACCATGCCGCCAAGGTCATGGAGATGCAGACCCGTCTTGCCAAGGCATCACTTGCTCAGACCGAGATGCGAAATCCGGACACTCGCTACAACAAGATCACAATGGCTGCGGCACAGGATCTGACTCCGAATCTCTCTTGGGCAACCTATATGGCGACACGCGGCGTGACTCCCGAAGCCACCATTAATCTCGCCCAACCTAATTTCTTTAAAGAAGTGAACGCGATGCTCACGTCCGTTCCCGTCGAAGACTGGAAAGTATATTTCCGCTGGATGACGATAAACTCGACCGCTCCGGCCCTGCCCAAGGCATTCGCCGACGAAAACTTCAATTTCTTCGGCAAATATTTAGCCGGTCAAAAGGAACGCCAACCACGTTGGAAAACCTGCACTCAGGCCGTTGACGGTGCACTCGGAGAAGCACTCGGAATGGAGTACGCAAAGATCGCGTTTAAGCCGGAGGCGAAGGCAAGGATGAACGAACTCATCGACAACCTGATGGTCTCGATGAAAGAGCGTATCGACGGACTCAAATGGATGAGTGCCGAGACCAAAAAACAGGCTCATGCAAAGCTCGCGACGTTCAAACGAAAGATCGGCTATCCTGATGTCCTTCGCGGATATGCGGGCTGACGATCGACCGCAAATCGTATGCGGGCAACATTCTGCGGTCGAATCAGTTTCCAGATCGCGCGTAACTTTAAGGACCTCGGCAAACCGCGTGACAAGACGCGCATGGGCATGACACCGCCGACGGTCAACGCCTCGTACAACAGTGTCAACAATGACATCACTTTCCCGGCCGGGATCCTGCAGCCGCCGTTTTTTAATTTCAACGCTGACGACGCCATAAATTATGGTGCTATCGGCGGTGTCATCGGCCACGAGATCACGCACGGATTTGACGATTCGGGCAGCCGTTTCGACGCCGACGGCAACCTGAAGATGTGGTGGACCGACGCCGACCGTAAGCAGTTCGAGAAACGTGCCGAAGGTGTCGTCAAACGGTTCAACGAGTACGAAGTCCAGCCTAACCTGTTTATCAACGGGAAACTGACACTCGGTGAGAACATCGGCGATTTTGCAGGGCTAACCGTTTCGTACTACGCGTTCAAGAAATCGATGGAAGGCAAACCTCGTCCGGCCAACATCGACGGCTTTACACCGGAACAGCGTTTCTTCCTCGGCTGGGCCCAGGTCTGGGCCGGCAAATACACGCCCGACGCTGAACGCCTGCAGGTCGCAACCAACTCTCATTCCCTGCCCCGCTGGCGCGTCAACGGCCCGATGTCGAACATGCCCGAATTCGCCGAAGCATTTGCATGTAAAGCTCCGGCCAAGATGATCCGTGAGAAGTTCTGTGAGATCTGGTAGATCGATTGGATTCTAAACTGGTCAATGGCTGTCGAAGCAATTGGCCCATTTTGCTTCGCCGACTCGTTTGAGCTGTGTCACAAATTGTCACAGTTGACACGGCTAACTGCCTGTAAACATTCAGTTTAGCTAAGTATCGGTACCGTTTACCGTCCCGTTTGTCGCTGCTGTCCCGCACGTCGTAATTCCGGAAATGTTGTAAATAGTATGGTTGCGGTATTCAAGGGTCATACCGCGAGTTTTTGAAAAACGTTTGCGACGATCGACCGAGTCAAGAATGGCGGTTTCTTTTCAAAGAGCAAAATCGGATGTGATCCATCCCTGCGAGTATATCACAAAGTGCGATCCTAATACACTCTCTCATATATGCAACGGCGTTCAGGAACAAAGGCCGCGAGCGTGGTTCTCGCGGCCTCTATATTAATTAACGTTGAGCGGACAACAGCGTCCGCACTCGATT from Acidobacteriota bacterium includes the following:
- a CDS encoding M13 family metallopeptidase, translating into MRATFCGRISFQIARNFKDLGKPRDKTRMGMTPPTVNASYNSVNNDITFPAGILQPPFFNFNADDAINYGAIGGVIGHEITHGFDDSGSRFDADGNLKMWWTDADRKQFEKRAEGVVKRFNEYEVQPNLFINGKLTLGENIGDFAGLTVSYYAFKKSMEGKPRPANIDGFTPEQRFFLGWAQVWAGKYTPDAERLQVATNSHSLPRWRVNGPMSNMPEFAEAFACKAPAKMIREKFCEIW